From the genome of Acomys russatus chromosome 27, mAcoRus1.1, whole genome shotgun sequence, one region includes:
- the Triml1 gene encoding probable E3 ubiquitin-protein ligase TRIML1 yields MSSNEKMSMADLMENLREELTCFICLDYFSSPVTTECGHSFCLMCLLKSWEEHNTPLSCPECWRTLAAPHFQANERLGRLASIGRQLRTQVLQNEDEQSSCGRMLGASKVFSDDEQSVVNFSTQSHGLNRAYFSSEAEKQHKEKLQDIIPLLWKKKKEAQVILNHEKERVILCKEETKTCKQVVKSEYMKMHQFLKEEEQLQLQLLEKEEKENMKKLRENEIHLTQQVRHLSKMIGWIESTCQNSTLESFEEVQGAMDRCESLLLQCPETTITQLSLCRVTGMREMLRKFSTDVTLDPSTANAYLVLSDDLKSVRYGGTRQQLPDNPERFDQSATVLGAQLFTCGRHYWEVEVGKKTEWEVGICKDSVNRKGNLPKPPGDLFSLIGLKIGDDYSLWVSSPLKGQHVREPVHKVGVFLDYESGHIAFYNVTDESLIYSFPSASFHEALRPIFSPCLPNEGTNTDPLIICHV; encoded by the exons ATGTCCTCCAATGAGAAAATGTCCATGGCAGATTTGATGGAGAACCTTAGGGAAGAGCTCACCTGTTTCATCTGCTTGGACTATTTCAGCAGCCCAGTGACCACCGAGTGTGGGCACAGCTTTTGTCTGATGTGCCTCCTCAAGAGCTGGGAGGAACATAACACCCCTTTATCTTGCCCTGAGTGCTGGAGGACTTTGGCAGCCCCTCATTTCCAAGCCAACGAGCGACTGGGGAGACTGGCAAGCATAGGCAGGCAGCTGAGGACCCAGGTCCTGCAGAACGAGGACGAGCAGAGCAGCTGTGGGAGAATGCTGGGAGCCAGCAAGGTGTTCTCTGATGATGAGCAGAGCGTAGTGAATTTTTCAACACAAAGTCATGGGTTGAACAGGGCGTACTTCTCAAGCGAGGCGGAGAAGCAACACAAA GAAAAACTCCAGGATATCATACCTCTtttatggaaaaagaagaaagaagctcaGGTCATCCTGAACCACGAGAAGGAGCGAGTGATACTGTGTAAG gaagagacaaagaCTTGTAAGCAGGTCGTTAAGTCTGAATATATGAAGATGCACCAGTTTCTGAAGGAGGAGGAACAGCTGCAGCTCCAGCtgctggagaaagaggaaaaagagaacatgaagaagctgagggaAAACGAGATCCACCTGACCCAGCAGGTCCGACACCTCAGCAAAATGATTGGGTGGATTGAGTCCACCTGCCAGAACTCGACTCTGGAGTCTTTTGAG GAAGTCCAAGGTGCCATGGACAG GTGTGAGTCCCTGTTGCTTCAGTGTCCAGAGACCACCATCACACAACTGAGCCTCTGTCGAGTCACTGGGATGAGGGAGATGCTGAGAAAATTCAGCA CAGATGTAACCCTAGATCCATCCACAGCCAATGCCTACCTAGTTTTGTCTGATGATCTAAAAAGTGTGAGATACGGAGGAACAAGACAGCAATTACCTGACAACCCAGAAAGATTTGATCAGTCTGCAACTGTGCTGGGAGCCCAGCTCTTCACCTGCGGGAGACACTATTGGGAGGTGGAAGTGGGAAAGAAGACTGAGTGGGAAGTGGGCATCTGCAAGGACTCTGTGAACAGAAAGGGGAATCTCCCGAAACCTCCTGGGGACCTCTTCTCACTCATAGGCTTAAAAATTGGGGACGATTATAGTCTGTGGGTTTCATCACCCTTGAAAGGTCAGCACGTGCGAGAGCCTGTGCATAAGGTGGGTGTGTTTTTGGATTATGAATCTGGACACATAGCATTCTACAATGTGACAGATGAGTCCCTCATCTACAGCTTCCCATCAGCCTCTTTCCACGAAGCTCTCAGACCCATCTTCTCCCCTTGTCTTCCAAATGAAGGGACAAACACAGACCCTCTTATCATCTGCCACGTCTGA